TGTATTTCATTTAGCTTGTCCTTGTTTACAATAAAATGGTTCGGGCCAATGCGCTCCATATCTGAGCGCCATATCGAATAAGAAGGATGAGCCTCAATCGCATCCGCATCCTTCAGATTGGCGCATCTTAGCAGAATAACCGCTTCAAAAGTCGTCTTCCCGAGCTCAGCTCCCCATTGCTTCAGTGTTAACCGGACTTGATCGGGTACACCGGTCTCGCTGTATTGATCAAGCCACTCCATGACCGTATCCGGCTCAAGTCCATGCTCAGCCGCAAGATGAAGCCTTTCCTTGGTCAATTTGTATATCGTCATTCGATCCCTAGCCTTAAGCTCTGCACAGCCCTCCAATATCCATGTTAGACGTTTGGAAGCGCTCTGCGGCACCATGACTTCAAAGTCGGGCTGGACAAAGATCCCCGATCGATCCTCATCTCGATCCTCGGCCCGATCCGCATCTTCATCAACAGGCTCCTCAAATCGAAAATAATAAGCTCCGTCCGTAGAGGAACCTAATTCTCCATAGCCAAAGGCAGCCAGCAGACGTGCCCAGCCTGTGGCAGCATCAGCAAGCTCAGTGGATGTTATCTGTGTTGCAAATCCATTATCCACTAAGCATGTGCAGAGCATATCCAGATTGAGCCATGACCGTCCGGCATCTCTTCTTCCACAGCAGGTCAGCAGACTACGAAAGTGCTGAGCTCCCGGGCTCGATGATCCATACCTCTCTACCGCAATCTGATAAATGTTCTGCCTCATCTGTTCATTTGACAGGTCCAGCCAACTGTTCAATACATCCTCAACAATCGTGATCAGACTTTCCTCTTTGCGAACCAGACCCAGGCTGAACAGCAGATCCATGATCACTGCGATATGCACCGGATAAACATCAGGATGAGCGTAAGATAGAGCAAGCCCTTCGAAATCGGAAGACTGGAGAACGGTCATTTCCCCCAGCCTGCCCAATGTCTTCTTATGTATCGTCCCTTTGGCAGTCAGAGGCATGCCATGAATCGCAATATAAGACAGGATATGAAGGACTTCCCCTGTAATATCCGATTTCGCTTCAAGCAGGACATGCTCCGCCTTGGAATCATGATTACCTGACAGTGACAACTTAGGCAGTAAGTTTAGTTCTGTCAGCCATACTAAATGCGCAGAAGGAATATAATAGATTTGTTCTCCCCACGTTTTCTTTACCGTCTTCAACAGTTGAAGACCTCTTAACCGAAGAACCGCAAGATCCAGCTCGAGTCCGCTTAGCTGACCCGACAGCTCCGCCCGAAGCGAGTCCAGCTGCAGCGGCGAGCTGCCGAACAGCCGAAAGGCTGTCAAATACAGCAGCCTCTCCTGCTGATTTAATTGCTCTACACTTTTCTCGAATGCCATTCGTTCTGGGTTCGCCATTTTATAGGGTGGC
This sequence is a window from Paenibacillus urinalis. Protein-coding genes within it:
- a CDS encoding helicase-associated domain-containing protein encodes the protein MANPERMAFEKSVEQLNQQERLLYLTAFRLFGSSPLQLDSLRAELSGQLSGLELDLAVLRLRGLQLLKTVKKTWGEQIYYIPSAHLVWLTELNLLPKLSLSGNHDSKAEHVLLEAKSDITGEVLHILSYIAIHGMPLTAKGTIHKKTLGRLGEMTVLQSSDFEGLALSYAHPDVYPVHIAVIMDLLFSLGLVRKEESLITIVEDVLNSWLDLSNEQMRQNIYQIAVERYGSSSPGAQHFRSLLTCCGRRDAGRSWLNLDMLCTCLVDNGFATQITSTELADAATGWARLLAAFGYGELGSSTDGAYYFRFEEPVDEDADRAEDRDEDRSGIFVQPDFEVMVPQSASKRLTWILEGCAELKARDRMTIYKLTKERLHLAAEHGLEPDTVMEWLDQYSETGVPDQVRLTLKQWGAELGKTTFEAVILLRCANLKDADAIEAHPSYSIWRSDMERIGPNHFIVNKDKLNEIQKHLTAMGLSPAKGIKGLSPDTRVYPLTKEQAELPVRFCAETGRQGFVYTGNNLHYYEKVEDTPDISSLLPDFKSIPKSWYEEWREYHPSTAKQMVQQAISWRIRLGIECAGIRREFIPESIGRGEPWSVNGYFAPDRAAYVSEKSTLVPSEWTKMSLILPK